The Mercurialis annua linkage group LG2, ddMerAnnu1.2, whole genome shotgun sequence genome contains a region encoding:
- the LOC126668524 gene encoding uncharacterized protein LOC126668524 — MIVNIAGASCKRRDELNKHIDADIFEKLETGKLTTGKGLNQQTNLARPGDTRWGSHHVTLARLLSMWNSALYVLERVYKDGTEPEPRGKAKYQNIITTMNLIEVLKVKLQNLRDMGWDALLHEVTMFCNKHGIVVHDMEDQFLIPGRSRRARHLVTCYHHHHNEVFLPVIDLLTIEMNNRFSESSTALLRYISCLDPRDSFSKFDQHSLICLAELYYDDFSAIDLHFLRNDLDIYISEVRQSSDFTSCEDLSILAIKIVQN, encoded by the exons ATGATTGTTAATATTGCTGGTGCTTCTTGCAAAAGAAGAGATGAATTAAACAAACATATTGATGCTGACATTTTTGAGAAATTAGAGACTGGTAAACTTACTACAGGAAAAGGGCTTAATCAACAGACTAATCTTGCAAGACCGGGTGATACTCGTTGGGGTTCACATCATGTCACTTTAGCTCGTTTGTTGTCTATGTGGAATTCAGCCTTATATGTGCTTGAAAGAGTTTATAAAGATGGAACTGAACCGGAGCCGAGGGGCAAAGCAA AATATCAGAATATTATCACGACGATGAACTTGATAGAAGTTTTGAAAGTAAAGCTACAAAACTTGAGAGACATGGGATGGGATGCTTTGTTACATGAAGTCACCATGTTTTGTAACAAGCATGGCATTGTGGTGCATGATATGGAAGATCAATTTCTTATTCCAGGACGGTCTCGGCGTGCTAGGCACTTGGTAACTtgttatcatcatcatcataatgAGGTTTTTCTTCCTGTGATTGATTTGCTTACTATTGAGATGAATAATAGGTTTTCCGAATCTAGCACTGCATTATTAAGGTACATCTCATGTCTTGATCCAAGAGACTCGTTTTCTAAATTTGATCAACATAGTTTGATTTGTCTTGCAGAACTCTATTATGATGATTTCTCTGCTATTGACTTGCATTTTTTGAGAAATGATCTAGATATATACATTTCTGAAGTAAGACAAAGTTCTGATTTTACTAGTTGTGAAGATCTTTCTATCCTTGCAATTAAGATTGTTCAAAATTGA
- the LOC126668523 gene encoding uncharacterized protein LOC126668523 — protein sequence MLEVVCLLLWQGLAFRGHDETRDSLQRGNFIEIVKWYARKDEKVRNVIGDNAPRNNQMTSPKIQKELVSSCASQVTLAMLTELGDRKFSVLVDEARDCSVKEQMAVMLRFVNEKGEIIERFLAIEHVSDTSSRSLKAVLDMLFARHNLSLSRLRGQAYDGASNMRGEFNGLKALIQRKNPFAFYVHCFAHQLQLVVVAIAKHIPVVAEFFTNISMIVNIVGKGLNQPTNLARPGDTRWGSHHVTLVRLLSMWGSALYMLERVYEDAIEREPRGKARRSARARHLVTCYHHHHNEGFLPVIDLLTVHLLSFDPRDFFSRFDQHSLICLAELYSDDFSATDLYFLREELETYICEVRNNSDFTSCEDLAILAIKMVQTSRHSTFPLVYHLIEMALILPVATTSVERAFSAMKHVKSDVRNSMADEWLNDLMICFVERDIFDSIDNEDILQHF from the exons ATGTTAGAAGTTGTTTGTCTTCTTCTTTGGCAAGGTTTAGCATTTCGTGGTCATGATGAGACTCGTGATTCTTTACAAAGGGGGAACTTTATTGAGATAGTGAAATGGTATGCTAGGAAGGATGAAAAGGTGAGAAATGTCATTGGTGATAATGCTCCTAGAAATAACCAAATGACATCTCctaaaattcaaaaagaattaGTTAGTTCTTGTGCCTCACAAGTAACATTAGCTATGCTCACCGAACTTGGAGATAGGAAATTCTCCGTACTAGTGGACGAGGCTCGTGATTGTTCGGTAAAGGAACAAATGGCAGTGATGTTAAGGTTTGTGAATGAGAAGGGTGAGATAATCGAAAGATTTCTTGCAATTGAGCATGTTAGTGATACTTCTTCAAGATCTTTAAAAGCAGTTTTGGACATGTTATTTGCTCGCCATAATTTATCTCTTTCTAGATTGCGAGGACAAGCATATGATGGAGCATCCAACATGAGGGGAGAGTTTAATGGGTTGAAAGCACTTATTCAACGGAAAAATCCTTTTGCTTTCTATGTCCATTGTTTTGCCCATCAACTGCAGTTGGTGGTTGTTGCTATTGCAAAACATATTCCAGTTGTTGCTGAATTTTTTACTAACATCAGTATGATTGTTAATATTGTTG GAAAAGGGCTTAATCAACCGACTAATCTTGCAAGACCGGGTGATACTCGTTGGGGTTCACATCATGTCACTTTAGTCCGTTTGTTGTCTATGTGGGGTTCAGCCTTATATATGCTTGAAAGAGTTTATGAAGACGCAATTGAAAGAGAGCCGAGGGGGAAAGCAA GACGGTCTGCCCGTGCGAGGCACTTGGTAACTtgttatcatcatcatcataatgAGGGTTTTCTTCCTGTGATTGATTTGCTTACT GTACATCTCTTGTCTTTTGATCCGAGAGACTTTTTTTCTAGATTTGATCAACACAGTTTGATTTGCCTTGCTGAACTCTATTCTGATGATTTCTCTGCTACTGACTTGTACTTCTTGAGAGAGGAGCTAGAGACATACATTTGTGAAGTAAGAAATAATTCTGATTTTACTAGTTGTGAAGATCTTGCTATCCTTGCAATTAAGATGGTTCAAACTAGTAGACATTCTACGTTTCCATTGGTTTATCATTTGATTGAGATGGCTTTAATTTTACCGGTGGCTACAACATCTGTTGAGAGAGCTTTTTCTGCAATGAAGCACGTCAAGTCAGATGTACGGAACAGCATGGCAGATGAGTGGTTGAATGATTTGATGATATGCTTCGTTGAGAGAGATATATTTGATTCCATCGACAATGAAGACATTTTAcaacatttttaa
- the LOC126670573 gene encoding sister chromatid cohesion 1 protein 3, which produces MFYSQTFLARKGPLGTVWCAAHLQSRLKKSHYTSTDIPSTVDRIMCPEVPIALRMSGHLLLGVVRIYSKKVDYLYHDCNIVLVGLRKAFASIEVNLPENATTAKFESVTLPQTFDLDALDVDFDVYADGSLDNHLRDQEEITLPDQIPTDRNPYVVITFDEDIMMDMLPPEKELNTGVRLMEEDVIPPSGVDFDMDSLTTIPSNVREGSVEAANLRDPGPSSSTGVPMEIVAIQESGPSNQTELHTEILDIQGPGLSNQTEVLNSAVNDETSPPEFEALRDNVDAFSSENFPLLFTNHQHDASESSRSLNRGLSEKQVPSPIEEDVLPSGGQSLPFQQCPESPTSASQNAPESFDTRVSFGHVLPELALNPTPAVQQPRQRPRRRKRFDKTTVLSNRVIKKALEDHEDIKRRRLNKPSNALDIWKSSNILRKEQVFFESALTGSCADLSNCYRNDYISSKPHLVLERDVTPEPMTATYPPTEVVSDSRDATSPARSTEVILEPISATSPAPVTEMFSERREATSPVPAIENLPDPFLTQPCVPEVEADPAIENLRQHEGHTENTLLPEFLPTPFRSDDFTPISAKTLGSDTQNGASMGTEALPTPDIAASTATYTTDLETPRTFLEEQFDAGYSGLPDIPESVKTGETGDLYFLELDNSPPASQGTQGSQGIDSLSVRTRAVAQYLKKYSPMTPESEDVSGDLSLNKILEGKTRKVCARMFSETLVLKSYGLIDVQQEEPYSDITLKLTSRLSKAEI; this is translated from the exons ATGTTCTACTCGCAAACGTTTCTTGCGAGGAAAGGCCCGCTCGGAACAGTGTGGTGCGCCGCTCATTTACAGAGCCGCCTCAAAAAATCCCACTACACCTCCACCGATATCCCCTCCACCGTCG ATCGCATTATGTGTCCGGAAGTTCCCATTGCTTTGAGAATGTCAGGACACCTTCTGTTAGGTGTTGTTCGGATCTATTCAAAGAAAGTCGATTATCTTTACCATGATTGCAATATTGTTCTTGTGGGGTTAAGAAAGGCATTTGCTTCCATTGAAGTTAACTTGCCCGAGAATGCCACAACAGCAAAATTTGAATCCGTCACTTTGCCTCAAACGTTTGATCTTGATGCTTTGGATGTGGACTTTGATGTATATGCGGATGG GTCTCTTGACAATCATTTGAGGGATCAAGAGGAAATAACACTTCCGGATCAAATTCCTACCGACCGAAATCCTTATGTTGTTATAACTTTTGACGAG GATATAATGATGGATATGTTACCTCCAGAAAAGGAACTGAATACAGGTGTTAGGCTAATGGAGGAAGA TGTCATTCCTCCATCAGGAGTTGATTTTGATATGGATTCTCTGACCACCATTCCTAGTAATGTTAGAGAAGGATCTGTAGAAGCTGCAAATCTTCGAGATCCAGGCCCAAGTTCTTCTACAGGAGTGCCTATGGAAATTGTTGCTATTCAAGAATCTGGTCCTAGCAACCAAACAGAATTACATACTGAGATTCTTGATATTCAAGGCCCTGGTCTAAGCAATCAGACTGAGGTCCTTAATTCAGCTGTTAACGATGAAACTTCCCCTCCAGAATTTGAAGCTTTGCGTGACAATGTTGACGCTTTTAGTTCAGAAAACTTCCCTCTGCTGTTTACCAATCATCAACATGATGCATCTGAATCAAGCAGATCTTTAAACCGAGGTTTGAGTGAGAAACAAGTTCCTTCTCCAATTGAGGAAGATGTCTTACCATCTGGAGGGCAGTCTCTACCATTTCAGCAGTGTCCAGAATCCCCTACTTCTGCATCACAAAATGCACCTGAAAGTTTTGACACACGAGTTTCATTTG GGCATGTATTACCCGAACTTGCCTTAAACCCAACACCAGCTGTTCAGCAGCCAAGACAAAGGCCAAGAAGGAGAAAGCGCTTTGATAAGACCACAGTATTAAGTAATAG GGTCATAAAGAAGGCTTTAGAAGATCATGAGGATATAAAAAGACGAAGGTTGAACAAGCCCTCTAATGCTTTGGATATCTGGAAGTCGAGCAACATTTTAAGAAAGGAGCAAGTCTTTTTTGAGTCTGCATTAACTG GGTCTTGTGCTGATTTATCCAATTGCTATAGAAATGACTACATTTCTTCAAAACCTCATCTGGTTCTTGAAAGGGATGTGACACCAGAGCCTATGACTGCAACATATCCTCCAACTGAAGTGGTCTCAGATTCGAGGGATGCAACTTCTCCTGCTCGTTCAACAGAAGTCATTTTGGAGCCTATATCTGCAACTTCTCCTGCTCCTGTAACTGAAATGTTCTCTGAGCGCAGGGAGGCAACTTCTCCTGTTCCTGCAATTGAAAACCTTCCAGATCCTTTTCTTACACAACCTTGTGTACCTGAAGTTGAAGCTGACCCAGCAATTGAAAATCTTCGACAACATGAAGGCCATACTGAAAACACTCTGTTACCTGAATTCCTGCCTACTCCTTTCAGAAGTGATGACTTCACTCCTATCTCGGCAAAAACTTTAGGATCAGACACACAGAATGGAGCAAGTATGGGAACTGAAGCGCTGCCGACACCAGATATTGCAGCGTCTACTGCCACTTACACTACTGATCTGGAAACACCCAGGACATTTTTGGAAGAGCAATTTGATGCAGGATATTCTGGACTTCCCGATATTCCTGAATCTGTTAAGACTGGTGAAACTGGG GACCTTTATTTTCTGGAATTAGACAACAGCCCACCTG CATCTCAAGGCACTCAAGGCTCTCAAGGCATTGATTCACTATCTGTAAGAACAAG GGCTGTGGCTCagtatttgaaaaaatattctcCTATGACCCCAGAATCAGAAGACGTATCTGGAGATCTCAGTCTCAACAAGATTTTAGAAGGAAAAACAAGAAAAGTATGTGCCCGGATGTTTTCTGAAACATTG GTTCTTAAAAGCTATGGACTTATTGATGTACAACAAGAGGAACCTTATAGCGACATAACGTTAAAGTTGACTTCTAGACTGTCGAAGGCCGAAATTTGA
- the LOC126668525 gene encoding uncharacterized protein LOC126668525: MDMVKDSIRSANFSGYALAISKIGVSVTAEYCGIYVIICFIFLSPSSKSHDAFTRKRFSNWKKATENFNDHVGAVSSVHNDARRHCEVFQNQRQSIFHVLITQSRETENAYRTRLTAVFRIFHWQGLAFRGHDETLDSLQRGNFLEIVSWYAKMDEKVRNVIGGNAPGNNQMTSPKIQKELVSSCASQVISAILSELGDRKFSLLVDEAQNCYVKEQMAVMLRFVNKKGEIIERFLAIEHVSDTSSRSLKAAVDMLFARHNLSISRLRGQAYDGASNMRGEFNGLKELIQRVNPFALDVHCFAHQLQLMVVAIAKHIPVVAEFFY, encoded by the exons ATGGATATGGTAAAGGATAGTATTCGGTCGGCTAATTTCTCGGGCTATGCGCTGGCGAT ATCTAAGATTGGAGTCTCGGTTACCGCCGAGTATTGTGGAATATATgttattatatgttttatctTTCTGAG TCCAAGTTCAAAGAGTCATGACGCTTTTACAAGAAAAAGATTTAGCAATTGGAAAAAGGCAACGGAAAATTTTAATGACCATGTTGGTGCAGTAAGCAGTGTTCATAATGACGCAAGACGTCACTGTGAGGTTTTTCAGAATCAACGTCAAAGCATTTTCCATGTTTTGATTACTCAAAGTCGTGAAACAGAAAATGCTTACCGAACTCGTTTGACAGCAGTGTTTCGCATCTTTCATTGGCAAGGTTTAGCATTTCGTGGTCATGATGAGACTCTTGACTCTTTACAAAGGGGAAATTTTCTTGAGATAGTGTCATGGTATGCCAAGATGGATGAAAAAGTTAGGAATGTCATCGGTGGTAATGCTCCTGGAAATAACCAAATGACATCTcccaaaattcaaaaagaattaGTTAGTTCTTGTGCCTCACAAGTAATATCAGCCATTCTTAGTGAACTTGGAGATAGGAAATTCTCCTTACTAGTGGATGAGGCTCAGAATTGTTATGTAAAAGAACAAATGGCAGTTATGTTAAGGTTTGTGAATAAGAAGGGTGAAATAATCGAAAGGTTTCTTGCCATTGAGCATGTTAGTGACACTtcatcacgttctttaaaagcGGCCGTGGATATGTTATTTGCTCGGCATAATTTATCTATTTCTAGATTGCGAGGTCAAGCATATGATGGAGCATCCAACATGAGGGGAGAGTTTAATGGGCTGAAGGAACTTATTCAACGAGTAAATCCTTTTGCTTTAGATGTCCATTGTTTTGCCCATCAACTGCAGTTGATGGTTGTTGCTATTGCAAAGCATATTCCAGTTGTTGCTGAATTTTTTTACTAA
- the LOC126670615 gene encoding CASP-like protein 2A1, with product MEKSKANPVVVMGSRDDHEDENDPMRTAETILRLIPMALCVSALVLMLKNSQTNDFGSVSYSDLGAFRYLVHANGICAGYSLLSAIIVAMPRPSTMSRAWTFFLLDQVLTYAVLAAGAVSVEVLYLARKGDTAITWSAACTSFGGFCHKATASASITFAVVACYAMLSLVSSYKLFSRFGAPDVTYPSKAIEIPAFRT from the exons ATGGAGAAAAGCAAAGCTAATCCAGTGGTGGTGATGGGTTCAAGAGATGATCATGAGGATGAGAATGATCCTATGCGAACAGCTGAGACTATACTGCGTCTTATACCAATGGCTTTATGCGTATCAGCGCTTGTTCTTATGCTTAAGAACTCTCAAACTAATGATTTCGGCTCGGTTTCTTACTCCGATCTCGGAGCTTTCAG GTATTTGGTGCATGCGAATGGGATATGTGCTGGTTATTCACTTCTTTCAGCTATCATTGTAGCCATGCCTCGACCATCCACCATGTCCCGAGCTTGGACTTTCTTCCTCCTCGACCAGGTGTTGACATACGCAGTTCTAGCAGCAGGAGCGGTATCAGTGGAGGTGCTATACCTAGCTCGAAAGGGCGATACAGCCATAACATGGAGTGCAGCGTGTACGTCGTTTGGCGGATTCTGTCACAAGGCAACAGCATCTGCTAGCATCACATTTGCAGTAGTAGCTTGCTATGCAATGCTTTCACTTGTCTCCTCTTACAAGCTTTTTAGTAGATTTGGTGCACCCGATGTCACCTACCCGTCTAAGGCCATCGAGATCCCGGCCTTTCGCACCTGA